A stretch of Peteryoungia algae DNA encodes these proteins:
- a CDS encoding AAA family ATPase has protein sequence MVLCIESLKDAAAQLRQAQRIMVIGCSGGGKSIFCRELATLLDLPNHSMDREVFWLPNWVERPRAEQRAIISDIVSADRWLLDGTNPSSFDIRLPRTDLVVWVRLPRWHCLLGVYRRAARYVGKHRPDMADGCVERWPGREFLAYIWHFEHRFTPRIIQEIEKHGPDVPVITLKFHGEMAHLLDLAGLPH, from the coding sequence ATGGTTTTGTGCATTGAATCGTTGAAAGATGCAGCCGCGCAATTGCGCCAGGCGCAGCGCATCATGGTCATTGGCTGCTCCGGCGGCGGCAAGTCAATCTTTTGTCGCGAGCTCGCCACTCTGCTCGATCTTCCCAACCATTCCATGGATCGCGAAGTTTTCTGGCTTCCGAATTGGGTCGAGCGCCCCAGGGCTGAGCAGCGCGCCATCATTTCCGACATCGTATCGGCAGACAGATGGCTCCTCGACGGCACCAATCCGTCGAGCTTCGACATTCGTCTTCCGCGCACCGATCTCGTTGTCTGGGTGCGGCTTCCGCGCTGGCATTGTCTGCTTGGCGTTTACCGCCGGGCGGCGAGATACGTCGGGAAGCACAGGCCCGACATGGCAGACGGCTGCGTCGAGCGATGGCCAGGTCGCGAATTCCTCGCCTACATCTGGCACTTTGAGCACCGCTTCACTCCTCGGATCATCCAGGAGATCGAGAAACATGGTCCAGACGTGCCCGTGATCACCCTGAAATTCCATGGCGAGATGGCGCACCTGCTTGATCTTGCGGGGCTTCCTCATTAA
- a CDS encoding pyruvate dehydrogenase complex dihydrolipoamide acetyltransferase: MPINITMPALSPTMEEGNLAKWLVKEGDKVKSGDVIAEIETDKATMEVEAVDEGVVAKIVVPAGTEAVKVNALIAILAEEGEDVAAAAAAGGGSSAPKAEAAPAPKAEAAPVSAETATPAPAAASAAPAVSSGERVFASPLARRLAREAGLDLKAVSGSGPKGRVVKSDVEKAVSTGGAKAAPASAAGAGSAAAPVLAKGASEEAVLKNFAEGSYELVPHDGMRKTIAKRLQESKQTIPHFYVSVDCELDGLMALRAQLNAAAPEKDGKPAYKLSVNDMVIKALALALRDVPDANVSWTDTNMVKHKHADVGVAVSIPGGLITPIIRKAEEKSLSTISNEMKDLGKRAKDRKLKPEEYQGGTTAVSNMGMMGVKSFSAVVNPPHATILAVGAGEERVVVKKGEMKVATVMTVTLSTDHRCVDGALGAELLGAFKRYIENPMGMLV; encoded by the coding sequence ATGCCGATCAACATCACCATGCCGGCCCTGTCTCCGACGATGGAAGAGGGCAATCTGGCCAAATGGCTGGTCAAGGAAGGCGACAAGGTCAAGTCCGGCGACGTGATCGCCGAGATCGAGACTGACAAGGCCACCATGGAAGTGGAGGCCGTCGATGAGGGCGTCGTCGCGAAGATCGTGGTTCCCGCCGGCACCGAAGCCGTCAAGGTCAATGCACTGATCGCCATCCTCGCCGAAGAAGGCGAGGATGTTGCCGCCGCTGCGGCCGCTGGTGGCGGTTCGTCCGCGCCGAAGGCCGAAGCTGCTCCGGCGCCAAAGGCAGAAGCCGCACCGGTGTCTGCAGAAACCGCAACTCCGGCGCCTGCAGCCGCGTCGGCTGCTCCGGCGGTGTCGTCCGGTGAGCGCGTCTTCGCCTCGCCGCTCGCGCGTCGTCTCGCCAGGGAGGCCGGTCTCGATCTCAAGGCTGTCTCTGGTTCCGGTCCGAAGGGCCGTGTGGTCAAGAGCGACGTTGAAAAGGCCGTCAGCACCGGCGGTGCAAAGGCTGCCCCGGCTTCCGCCGCAGGTGCAGGTTCAGCTGCCGCACCGGTGCTTGCCAAGGGCGCGTCGGAAGAGGCCGTTCTCAAGAACTTCGCCGAAGGCTCCTACGAGCTCGTGCCGCATGACGGCATGCGCAAGACGATCGCCAAGCGCCTGCAGGAATCCAAGCAGACCATCCCGCATTTCTACGTCTCCGTGGATTGCGAACTGGATGGCCTGATGGCGCTTCGTGCCCAGCTCAATGCGGCTGCCCCCGAAAAGGACGGCAAGCCGGCCTACAAGCTCTCGGTCAACGACATGGTGATCAAGGCGCTGGCGCTCGCACTCCGCGATGTGCCGGATGCCAATGTCTCCTGGACCGACACCAACATGGTCAAGCACAAGCATGCCGATGTCGGCGTGGCTGTCTCCATTCCCGGCGGCCTGATCACTCCGATCATTCGCAAGGCCGAGGAAAAGAGCCTGTCCACCATCTCCAACGAGATGAAGGACCTCGGCAAGCGTGCCAAGGACCGCAAGCTGAAGCCCGAAGAGTATCAGGGCGGCACGACCGCCGTATCCAATATGGGCATGATGGGCGTGAAGAGCTTCTCGGCCGTGGTCAACCCTCCGCATGCGACGATCCTCGCGGTCGGCGCCGGTGAAGAGCGGGTTGTGGTCAAGAAGGGCGAGATGAAGGTCGCGACGGTCATGACCGTGACGCTCTCGACCGACCATCGTTGCGTCGATGGCGCGCTCGGTGCCGAACTGCTCGGTGCTTTCAAGCGCTACATCGAAAATCCGATGGGCATGCTGGTCTGA
- a CDS encoding YdcH family protein — MSNTPHELAVEFPEHVAQMRHLKETDGHFARLFETYHEVNRAIHRAETDVEPADDFHIVEMRKKRMQLKDEIYGMLVRHEPEAETPPV; from the coding sequence ATGTCGAACACACCGCACGAACTGGCAGTGGAATTCCCGGAACACGTCGCGCAGATGCGTCATCTGAAGGAAACGGATGGTCATTTCGCAAGATTGTTCGAGACCTATCATGAGGTGAACCGGGCCATCCACCGCGCCGAAACCGATGTCGAGCCTGCAGACGACTTCCACATCGTGGAAATGCGCAAGAAGCGGATGCAGCTCAAGGATGAAATCTACGGGATGCTGGTTCGTCACGAACCGGAGGCCGAGACACCGCCCGTCTGA
- the kdsA gene encoding 3-deoxy-8-phosphooctulonate synthase, producing the protein MSISPNSEVVVGEGAGKAVFSQKIRFALIAGPCQMESRDHAFMIAGQLVELCRELGLGLVYKSSYDKANRTSLSAERGIGLETAMEVFADIKKEFGVPVLTDIHTEEQCAAVAPTVDVLQIPAFLCRQTDLLVAAAKTGRAINVKKGQFLAPWDMKNVLNKITGSGNPNVLLCERGASFGYNTLVSDMRSLPIMAAMGAPVVFDATHSVQQPGGQGGSSGGQREFVETLARAAVAVGVGGLFIETHQDPDNAPSDGPNMVKITDMRRLLEKLIAFDDLAKAS; encoded by the coding sequence ATGAGCATTTCTCCCAATTCGGAAGTCGTGGTTGGCGAAGGCGCCGGCAAGGCTGTCTTCTCACAAAAAATCCGCTTCGCCTTGATCGCCGGCCCCTGCCAGATGGAAAGCCGTGACCATGCCTTCATGATCGCGGGGCAACTCGTCGAGTTGTGCCGCGAACTCGGGCTCGGGCTCGTCTACAAATCCTCTTACGACAAGGCGAACCGCACCTCGTTGTCTGCCGAGCGCGGCATCGGCCTGGAAACGGCGATGGAAGTCTTTGCCGACATCAAGAAGGAATTCGGTGTGCCCGTCCTCACCGACATCCACACGGAAGAGCAGTGCGCGGCCGTCGCGCCGACTGTGGATGTCCTGCAGATCCCCGCCTTCCTCTGCCGGCAGACGGATCTGCTTGTTGCCGCCGCCAAGACCGGCCGCGCGATCAATGTGAAGAAGGGACAGTTCCTGGCCCCTTGGGACATGAAGAACGTGCTGAACAAGATCACCGGTTCCGGCAATCCGAACGTGCTGCTTTGCGAACGCGGCGCGTCCTTCGGCTACAATACGCTCGTCTCCGACATGCGCTCGCTGCCGATCATGGCGGCCATGGGCGCGCCTGTCGTTTTCGATGCCACCCATTCGGTGCAGCAGCCGGGCGGGCAGGGTGGTTCCTCCGGTGGCCAGCGTGAATTCGTCGAGACGTTGGCTCGCGCAGCCGTCGCTGTCGGCGTCGGTGGGCTCTTTATCGAGACTCACCAGGACCCGGACAACGCCCCGTCGGATGGTCCGAATATGGTGAAGATCACCGACATGCGCCGGCTTCTGGAAAAACTCATCGCCTTCGACGATCTGGCCAAGGCATCCTGA
- a CDS encoding SGNH/GDSL hydrolase family protein, which translates to MKTVLAYGDSLTWGYDPVSLGRHAYEDRWTSVLQKALGHGVRVIAEGLNGRTTAYDDHLGDCERNGVKLLPTILATHKPIDLVIIMLGTNDLKRGIQGTAIGATSGAKRLVKQVQKHDWGFEFEEPEILIVAPPPIRETANSVFGAMFNHSVGEGAMLAGMYRDAADEAGCAFFDAGSVAETTPLDGIHLDAENTRAIGRGLEPIVRMMLGL; encoded by the coding sequence ATGAAGACCGTTCTCGCCTATGGCGACAGCCTGACATGGGGATACGACCCGGTGAGCCTGGGTCGGCATGCCTATGAGGACCGCTGGACGAGCGTCTTGCAAAAGGCGCTCGGTCACGGGGTAAGGGTGATCGCCGAAGGCCTGAACGGCCGTACCACGGCCTATGACGACCACCTGGGTGACTGCGAACGCAATGGCGTGAAGCTGTTGCCGACCATTCTGGCCACGCACAAGCCGATCGATCTGGTGATCATCATGCTGGGGACGAATGACCTCAAGCGTGGCATCCAGGGAACAGCGATCGGCGCAACCAGTGGCGCCAAGCGCCTGGTCAAGCAGGTGCAGAAGCATGACTGGGGTTTCGAGTTCGAAGAACCCGAGATCCTGATCGTCGCGCCGCCGCCGATCCGCGAGACGGCCAATTCGGTCTTCGGCGCCATGTTCAACCACTCGGTTGGCGAGGGCGCCATGCTGGCCGGCATGTATCGAGATGCGGCGGACGAAGCTGGATGTGCCTTTTTCGATGCGGGATCGGTCGCCGAAACCACGCCGCTCGACGGCATCCATCTGGACGCTGAAAACACCCGTGCGATCGGACGCGGTCTCGAGCCGATCGTTCGGATGATGCTTGGACTTTGA
- a CDS encoding pyruvate dehydrogenase complex E1 component subunit beta, protein MPIEILMPALSPTMEEGTLSKWVKQEGDTVKSGDVIAEIETDKATMEVEAVDEGVLGKILIAAGTENVKVNTAIAVLLQDGESADAAVAPKKEADAPAAASDAAGGKAREAAAEPDSTADNKVPAAPKIDVASDPDIPAGTEMVTMTVREALREAMAEEMRANPDVFVMGEEVAEYQGAYKITQGLLAEFGAKRVVDTPITEHGFAGVGVGAAMAGLKPIIEFMTFNFAMQAIDQIINSAAKTLYMSGGQMGAPIVFRGPNGAAARVGAQHSQDYAAWYSQIPGLKVVMPYSAADAKGLLKAAIRDPNPVVFLENEILYGQSFEVPKLDDFVLPIGKARIHKTGKDVTIVSWSIGMTYAIKAIAELEKEGIDVELIDLRTIRPMDLPTIIESVKKTGRLVTVEEGYPQSSVGTEIATRVMQQAFDYLDAPILTIAGKDVPMPYAANLEKLALPNVGEVVQAVKTVCYK, encoded by the coding sequence ATGCCGATCGAAATCCTCATGCCCGCCCTGTCTCCGACCATGGAGGAGGGCACACTCTCTAAGTGGGTCAAGCAGGAAGGTGATACCGTGAAGTCCGGCGACGTGATCGCTGAAATCGAAACCGACAAGGCGACGATGGAAGTCGAGGCCGTCGACGAAGGTGTGCTCGGCAAGATCCTGATCGCTGCCGGCACTGAAAACGTCAAGGTCAATACCGCGATTGCCGTTCTGCTGCAGGACGGCGAAAGCGCCGATGCTGCCGTCGCACCGAAGAAGGAAGCCGATGCACCGGCGGCCGCTTCTGATGCGGCAGGCGGAAAGGCGCGCGAAGCGGCTGCGGAGCCGGATTCCACTGCAGATAACAAGGTCCCCGCGGCCCCGAAGATCGATGTCGCCTCTGATCCGGATATCCCGGCCGGAACCGAAATGGTCACCATGACGGTCCGCGAAGCCCTGCGCGAAGCCATGGCGGAAGAAATGCGCGCCAACCCCGATGTCTTCGTCATGGGTGAGGAAGTCGCCGAATATCAGGGCGCCTACAAGATCACGCAGGGCCTGCTGGCCGAGTTTGGTGCGAAGCGCGTCGTCGACACGCCGATCACCGAGCACGGTTTCGCCGGCGTCGGCGTTGGTGCTGCCATGGCGGGCCTCAAGCCGATCATCGAATTCATGACCTTCAACTTCGCCATGCAGGCGATCGACCAGATCATCAACTCGGCCGCCAAGACGCTCTACATGTCCGGCGGCCAGATGGGTGCGCCGATCGTCTTCCGTGGCCCGAACGGGGCTGCCGCCCGCGTCGGCGCACAGCACAGCCAGGATTATGCCGCCTGGTATAGCCAGATTCCGGGCCTCAAGGTCGTCATGCCCTATTCGGCCGCCGACGCAAAGGGCCTGCTGAAGGCCGCGATCCGCGATCCGAACCCGGTTGTCTTCCTGGAAAACGAGATCCTCTACGGTCAGTCCTTCGAAGTGCCGAAGCTCGATGACTTTGTCCTGCCGATCGGCAAGGCGCGCATCCACAAGACCGGCAAGGACGTCACCATCGTCTCCTGGAGCATCGGCATGACCTACGCCATCAAGGCGATCGCCGAGCTGGAGAAGGAAGGCATCGACGTCGAACTGATTGACCTGCGCACGATCCGTCCGATGGACCTCCCGACGATCATCGAATCGGTCAAGAAGACCGGCCGTCTCGTCACCGTCGAGGAAGGTTATCCGCAGTCGTCGGTCGGCACCGAAATCGCCACCCGTGTCATGCAGCAGGCCTTCGATTATCTCGATGCGCCGATCCTGACGATCGCTGGCAAGGACGTTCCGATGCCTTACGCGGCGAACCTCGAAAAGCTCGCTCTGCCGAATGTCGGCGAAGTGGTCCAGGCGGTGAAGACCGTCTGCTACAAATAA
- a CDS encoding FtsB family cell division protein: MWTRHHKKKKYGRLILPAVTIAFLSYFGYHSIHGDYGLRAGQQFERIRLERASELERLVAQRMVLEKEVSLLSDGSLDEDIIDEKARYQLNMSRPDEIVIFNTYF; the protein is encoded by the coding sequence ATGTGGACCAGGCATCACAAGAAAAAGAAATACGGCCGCCTTATTCTGCCCGCTGTCACAATCGCTTTCCTGTCCTATTTCGGTTACCATTCGATCCATGGCGACTATGGCTTGAGGGCAGGACAGCAGTTCGAGCGCATCCGGCTGGAGCGCGCCTCCGAGCTGGAAAGGCTCGTTGCGCAGCGCATGGTCTTGGAGAAGGAAGTGAGCCTCTTGAGTGACGGCTCGCTGGACGAGGACATCATTGACGAAAAGGCGCGCTATCAGCTCAATATGTCGCGCCCGGATGAAATCGTGATCTTCAACACCTATTTCTGA
- the eno gene encoding phosphopyruvate hydratase encodes MTAITDIIGREILDSRGNPTVEVDVYLEDGSMGRAAVPSGASTGAHEAVELRDGGSRYLGKGVEKAVEAVNGEIYDAIGGHEAENQIQIDNLMIELDGTPNKARLGANAILGVSLAVAKAAAQSSGLPLYRYIGGPNAHVLPVPMMNIINGGAHADNPIDFQEFMIVPVGADTIRDAVRMGSEVFHTLKKQLAADGHNTNVGDEGGFAPGLASAPAALDFIMKSIEKAGYRPGEDMHIALDCASTEFFKDGKYVLEGEGRTLEPEAMADYLAELAAKYPIFSIEDGMAEDDWDGWKSLTDKIGKKVQLVGDDLFVTNSARLRDGIKMGVANSILVKVNQIGSLSETLDAVSTAHRAAYTAVMSHRSGETEDSTIADLAVATNCGQIKTGSLARSDRTAKYNQLIRIEEELGPQAVYAGASILRG; translated from the coding sequence ATGACCGCCATTACCGACATCATCGGCCGCGAAATCCTCGACAGCCGCGGCAATCCGACCGTCGAAGTCGACGTCTATCTCGAAGACGGCAGCATGGGCCGTGCGGCTGTCCCCTCGGGAGCCTCGACCGGCGCGCATGAAGCCGTCGAATTGCGTGACGGTGGCTCGCGTTACCTCGGCAAGGGCGTCGAGAAGGCGGTCGAAGCCGTCAATGGCGAGATCTATGATGCAATCGGCGGTCACGAGGCCGAAAACCAGATCCAGATCGACAATCTGATGATCGAACTCGATGGCACGCCGAACAAGGCACGCCTCGGCGCCAACGCCATTCTTGGCGTATCGCTGGCCGTCGCCAAGGCCGCGGCCCAATCCTCCGGTCTGCCCCTCTATCGTTATATCGGCGGCCCGAACGCCCATGTCCTGCCGGTTCCGATGATGAACATCATCAACGGCGGTGCCCATGCCGACAACCCGATCGACTTCCAGGAATTCATGATCGTGCCGGTTGGCGCCGACACCATCCGTGACGCCGTGCGCATGGGTTCGGAAGTCTTCCACACGCTGAAGAAGCAGCTCGCAGCCGATGGCCACAACACCAATGTCGGCGACGAAGGTGGCTTTGCGCCGGGCCTGGCATCCGCTCCCGCTGCCCTCGACTTCATCATGAAGTCGATCGAAAAGGCTGGTTACCGTCCGGGCGAGGACATGCATATCGCGCTCGATTGCGCCTCGACCGAGTTCTTCAAGGACGGCAAGTATGTGCTTGAAGGCGAAGGTCGCACGCTCGAACCGGAAGCCATGGCGGACTATCTTGCCGAACTCGCTGCCAAGTACCCGATCTTCTCGATCGAGGACGGCATGGCCGAAGACGACTGGGATGGCTGGAAGTCGCTGACCGACAAGATCGGCAAGAAGGTCCAGCTCGTCGGCGACGATCTTTTCGTCACCAACTCCGCGCGTCTGCGTGACGGCATCAAGATGGGTGTCGCCAATTCCATCCTGGTCAAGGTCAACCAGATCGGCTCGCTCTCGGAAACCCTCGACGCCGTCTCGACCGCACACCGCGCCGCCTACACAGCCGTGATGTCGCACCGTTCGGGCGAAACCGAGGATTCGACGATTGCCGATCTCGCAGTTGCCACCAACTGCGGTCAGATCAAGACCGGCTCGCTCGCACGTTCCGACCGCACCGCGAAGTACAACCAGCTGATCCGCATCGAGGAAGAGCTTGGCCCGCAGGCCGTCTACGCAGGCGCCTCGATCCTGCGCGGCTGA
- a CDS encoding GlsB/YeaQ/YmgE family stress response membrane protein, which translates to MAGFEVGILATIFFGGLAGWLAGKLMNMRFGVIMNIIIGIIGAVIAAAIFRRLGIFVAGDWLGYLITSFVGASILLFIAKLVRR; encoded by the coding sequence GTGGCAGGGTTTGAAGTCGGTATTCTCGCGACGATCTTCTTCGGCGGTCTCGCCGGGTGGCTTGCCGGAAAGCTCATGAACATGCGCTTCGGCGTCATCATGAACATCATCATCGGCATCATCGGCGCGGTGATCGCCGCGGCGATCTTCCGCCGTCTGGGCATCTTCGTCGCAGGCGACTGGCTGGGCTATCTGATCACCAGCTTCGTCGGTGCAAGCATTCTTCTCTTCATCGCCAAGCTCGTCCGGCGGTAA
- the lipA gene encoding lipoyl synthase gives MVTILDSTNLSGAAVVTSADDKRVRHPEKAHKPDTEVLRKPEWIRVKAPTSKGYHETRDLVRSHKLVTVCEEAGCPNIGECWDKKHATFMIMGEICTRACAFCNVATGKPNALDLDEPENVAKAVHQMGLQHVVITSVDRDDLADGGAEHFEKVIWAIRAASPHTTIEILTPDFLKKPGALERVVAAKPDVFNHNMETVPGNYLTVRPGARYFHSVRLLQRVKELDPTMFTKSGIMVGLGEERNEVLQLMDDLRTADVDFLTIGQYLQPTRKHHKVERFVTPEEFKSYEDIAYTKGFLMVSSSPLTRSSHHAGDDFARLKAAREKLVARV, from the coding sequence ATGGTCACCATTCTCGACAGCACCAATCTCTCCGGCGCCGCCGTTGTGACTTCCGCAGACGATAAACGCGTCCGCCATCCGGAGAAGGCTCACAAGCCCGACACGGAAGTCCTGCGCAAGCCGGAGTGGATCCGCGTCAAGGCCCCGACCTCCAAGGGGTATCACGAGACCCGTGACCTCGTTCGCTCCCACAAGCTGGTCACCGTGTGCGAGGAAGCCGGCTGCCCGAACATCGGCGAGTGCTGGGACAAGAAGCACGCCACCTTCATGATCATGGGCGAGATCTGTACCCGCGCCTGCGCCTTCTGCAATGTCGCGACCGGCAAGCCGAATGCGCTTGACCTGGATGAACCCGAAAACGTCGCCAAGGCGGTCCACCAGATGGGCCTACAGCATGTGGTGATCACCTCCGTCGACCGGGACGACTTGGCCGACGGTGGCGCGGAACACTTTGAAAAGGTGATCTGGGCGATCCGTGCCGCATCACCGCACACGACCATCGAAATACTGACGCCGGACTTCCTGAAGAAGCCGGGCGCGCTGGAGCGTGTCGTTGCAGCCAAGCCCGACGTGTTCAACCACAATATGGAAACGGTGCCTGGCAACTATCTGACCGTCCGGCCTGGTGCGCGCTACTTCCACTCCGTTCGCCTGCTGCAGCGGGTCAAGGAGCTCGACCCCACGATGTTCACGAAGTCCGGTATCATGGTCGGTCTGGGCGAAGAGCGAAACGAAGTGCTTCAGTTGATGGACGACCTGCGCACGGCGGATGTCGATTTCCTCACCATTGGCCAGTATCTCCAGCCGACCCGCAAGCACCACAAGGTCGAGCGGTTCGTGACGCCGGAAGAGTTCAAGTCCTATGAAGACATTGCCTACACCAAGGGCTTCCTCATGGTCTCCTCGAGCCCGCTCACGCGGTCCTCGCACCATGCCGGTGATGACTTCGCACGGCTGAAGGCGGCGCGGGAAAAGCTTGTCGCCAGGGTTTGA
- the lpdA gene encoding dihydrolipoyl dehydrogenase: protein MSNAYDVIIIGSGPGGYIAAIRAAQLGMKVAVVEREHLAGICSNWGCIPTKALLRTADVMHTATHAKDYGLTLEGSIKPDIKAIVARSRGIAHRMNNGVGFLFKKNKVDIIWGEAKITKPGEIVVGKPTKKAVEPMGPVPKNTLGEGTYTAKHIIVATGARPRALPGIEPDGKLIWTYFEAMKPEEMPKSLLVMGSGAIGIEFASFYRTMGVDVTVVEIMKQVMPVEDEEISAFAKKMFDKQGMKILLEAKVAKVEKGANSVTATIEKKDGSVEKITADRMISAVGVQANIEGIGLEAVGVKTDRGFIVIDGYGKTNVPGIYAIGDVAGPPMLAHKAEHEAVIVVEKIAGLPNVHPMDKNKIPGCTYCNPQVASVGVTEAKAKAEGREIRVGRFTFAANGKAVALGEDQGMVKTIFDKKTGELIGAHMVGAEVTELIQGFVVAMNLETTEEDLMHTIFPHPTISETMKESVLDAYGRVLNA, encoded by the coding sequence ATGTCGAATGCTTACGACGTCATCATCATCGGCTCCGGCCCCGGCGGCTACATTGCCGCGATCCGCGCAGCCCAGCTTGGCATGAAAGTCGCTGTAGTCGAGCGCGAGCATCTCGCCGGCATCTGCTCCAACTGGGGCTGCATACCGACGAAGGCGCTGCTGCGCACCGCCGACGTGATGCACACGGCGACCCACGCCAAGGACTACGGTCTGACCCTGGAAGGGTCGATTAAGCCCGACATCAAGGCCATCGTTGCGCGCTCGCGCGGCATCGCCCATCGCATGAACAACGGCGTCGGCTTCCTTTTCAAGAAGAACAAGGTCGACATCATCTGGGGCGAGGCGAAGATCACCAAGCCCGGCGAGATTGTCGTCGGCAAGCCGACCAAGAAGGCAGTCGAGCCGATGGGCCCGGTACCGAAGAACACGCTGGGCGAGGGCACCTATACCGCCAAGCACATCATCGTCGCGACCGGCGCCCGTCCGCGCGCTCTTCCAGGCATCGAGCCGGACGGCAAGCTGATCTGGACCTATTTCGAGGCGATGAAGCCGGAAGAGATGCCGAAGTCCCTGCTCGTCATGGGCTCGGGCGCCATCGGTATCGAATTCGCCAGCTTCTACCGCACCATGGGCGTCGATGTGACGGTCGTCGAGATCATGAAGCAGGTTATGCCGGTCGAAGACGAGGAAATCTCGGCCTTCGCCAAGAAGATGTTCGACAAGCAGGGCATGAAAATCCTGCTGGAGGCGAAAGTCGCCAAGGTCGAAAAGGGTGCAAACTCCGTCACCGCCACCATCGAGAAGAAGGACGGCTCGGTCGAGAAGATCACCGCCGACCGGATGATTTCGGCTGTCGGCGTGCAGGCGAATATCGAAGGCATCGGTCTCGAAGCCGTCGGCGTGAAGACCGATCGCGGCTTCATCGTCATCGACGGCTACGGCAAGACCAATGTGCCGGGCATCTACGCGATCGGCGACGTCGCCGGCCCGCCGATGCTGGCTCACAAGGCCGAGCATGAGGCCGTGATCGTCGTCGAGAAGATCGCCGGGCTGCCGAATGTGCATCCGATGGACAAGAACAAGATCCCGGGCTGCACCTATTGCAACCCGCAGGTCGCCTCCGTCGGCGTGACCGAAGCGAAAGCCAAGGCCGAGGGCCGCGAGATCCGCGTCGGCCGTTTCACCTTCGCCGCGAACGGCAAGGCGGTGGCCCTTGGCGAGGATCAGGGCATGGTCAAGACGATCTTCGACAAGAAGACAGGCGAACTGATCGGCGCCCACATGGTCGGCGCTGAAGTGACCGAACTCATCCAGGGCTTCGTCGTCGCGATGAATCTCGAGACCACTGAAGAAGACCTGATGCACACGATCTTCCCGCATCCGACGATCTCGGAGACGATGAAGGAAAGCGTGCTGGATGCGTATGGGCGGGTGCTCAACGCCTGA
- the pdhA gene encoding pyruvate dehydrogenase (acetyl-transferring) E1 component subunit alpha — protein MAPRKPATATGRKPSTKPAKKEFTQGAIVEFDKAQEILAYREMLLIRRFEEKAGQLYGMGFIGGFCHLYIGQEAVVVGMQMALKDGDQVITGYRDHGHMLACGMSARGVMAELTGRRGGLSKGKGGSMHMFSKEKNFYGGHGIVGAQVSLGTGLAFANKYRGNDNVSLAYFGDGAANQGQVYESFNMARLWNLPVIYIIENNRYAMGTSVSRASAQTDFSQRGVSFNIPGIQVDGMDVRAVKAAADLAVEHCRSGKGPIILEMQTYRYRGHSMSDPAKYRTKEEVQKMRSEQDPIEQVRARLLEKGWASEDELKAIDKDVRDIVADSADFAQANPEPDASELYTDILL, from the coding sequence ATGGCGCCTCGCAAGCCTGCGACTGCGACCGGTCGGAAGCCTTCGACCAAGCCTGCCAAGAAAGAGTTCACGCAAGGAGCGATCGTCGAGTTCGACAAGGCTCAGGAGATCCTGGCCTATCGCGAAATGCTGCTCATTCGTCGTTTTGAAGAAAAGGCCGGGCAGCTTTACGGCATGGGCTTCATCGGTGGTTTCTGTCACCTGTATATCGGCCAGGAAGCTGTCGTTGTCGGCATGCAGATGGCGCTGAAGGACGGCGATCAGGTCATCACCGGTTATCGTGACCACGGCCACATGCTGGCTTGCGGTATGAGCGCGCGTGGCGTCATGGCCGAGTTGACCGGCCGTCGCGGCGGCCTGTCGAAAGGCAAGGGCGGCTCGATGCACATGTTCTCCAAGGAGAAGAATTTTTATGGCGGCCACGGTATCGTCGGCGCCCAGGTCTCGCTTGGCACGGGTCTCGCCTTCGCCAACAAGTATCGTGGCAACGACAATGTCTCGCTCGCCTATTTCGGCGACGGCGCCGCCAACCAGGGCCAGGTCTACGAGAGCTTCAACATGGCTCGTCTGTGGAACCTGCCGGTAATCTACATCATCGAGAACAACCGATACGCCATGGGTACCTCTGTCTCGCGCGCTTCTGCCCAGACGGATTTCTCCCAGCGCGGTGTGTCCTTCAACATTCCAGGCATCCAGGTGGACGGCATGGATGTGCGTGCGGTCAAGGCTGCCGCGGATCTGGCGGTCGAGCATTGCCGTTCCGGCAAGGGCCCGATCATCCTCGAAATGCAGACATATCGCTATCGTGGCCACTCGATGTCTGACCCGGCGAAGTATCGGACCAAGGAAGAAGTGCAGAAGATGCGTTCCGAGCAGGATCCGATCGAGCAGGTCCGCGCACGTCTGCTCGAAAAGGGCTGGGCGAGCGAGGACGAATTGAAAGCGATCGACAAGGACGTCCGCGACATCGTGGCCGACTCGGCCGATTTCGCCCAGGCCAATCCGGAGCCGGATGCATCCGAGCTCTACACCGACATCCTGCTGTAA